The Nocardioides humi genome includes a region encoding these proteins:
- a CDS encoding Sir2 family NAD-dependent protein deacetylase — protein sequence MTLVGQRDAALERCASGPLVVLTGAGLSTDSGIPDYRGPGAPARMPMTYQEFVSGPAARQRYWARSHLGWSRMRRAAPNAGHHAVAALGADLVITQNVDGLHEAAGTPALVALHGRIADVVCLACRRVTARTALQQRLEDANPGWAARHADVAVRPDGDVDLDETDGFVVPACGDCGGALKPDVVFFGENVPKPRVERCYAAVEALADAGGTLLVAGSSLTVMSGLRFVRRAATRGIPVVIVNRGTTRGDELASYRIEDGTSAWLPALAAARLTAS from the coding sequence GTGACCCTCGTCGGCCAGCGGGACGCCGCGCTCGAGCGGTGCGCGTCCGGTCCGCTCGTGGTGCTGACCGGCGCCGGCCTCTCCACCGACTCCGGCATCCCCGACTACCGCGGCCCCGGCGCGCCGGCGCGGATGCCGATGACCTACCAGGAGTTCGTGTCCGGGCCGGCCGCGCGACAGCGGTACTGGGCGCGCAGCCACCTCGGCTGGTCCCGGATGCGACGCGCCGCGCCCAACGCCGGGCACCACGCGGTGGCCGCGCTCGGCGCCGACCTCGTCATCACCCAGAACGTCGACGGCCTCCACGAGGCGGCCGGTACGCCGGCCCTCGTCGCCCTGCACGGGCGGATCGCCGACGTGGTCTGCCTCGCCTGTCGCCGGGTCACGGCCCGCACCGCCCTCCAGCAGCGCCTCGAGGACGCCAACCCCGGCTGGGCCGCACGGCACGCCGACGTCGCGGTCCGCCCCGACGGGGACGTCGACCTCGACGAGACCGACGGCTTCGTGGTCCCGGCGTGCGGCGACTGCGGCGGCGCGCTCAAGCCGGACGTGGTCTTCTTCGGCGAGAACGTCCCCAAGCCGCGGGTCGAGCGCTGCTACGCCGCGGTCGAGGCGCTGGCCGACGCCGGCGGCACGCTGCTCGTGGCCGGGTCGAGCCTGACCGTGATGAGCGGGCTGCGGTTCGTCCGCCGGGCGGCCACGCGCGGGATCCCCGTGGTGATCGTCAACCGGGGTACGACGCGCGGCGACGAGCTCGCGTCGTACCGGATCGAGGACGGCACCAGCGCCTGGCTGCCCGCGCTGGCCGCCGCCCGCCTCACAGCCTCTTGA
- a CDS encoding metal-dependent transcriptional regulator has protein sequence MSDLIDTTEMYLRTIYELIEEGIVPLRARIAERLHQSGPTVSQTVARMERDGLLTVEGDRHLELTEEGNRLATRVMRKHRLAERLLTDVIGLEWELVHEEACRWEHVMSETVERRLIELLDHPTESPYGNPIPGLGELGQDALAESFMTDVEPLSKAAGVESSRAVVRRISEEMQKDDALMSAMRRVGALPDKTITIQATSDGVLVGSGGETAEIFPEAADHIFVKRL, from the coding sequence GTGAGCGATCTCATCGACACCACCGAGATGTACCTCCGCACGATCTACGAGCTGATCGAGGAGGGCATCGTCCCGCTGCGCGCACGCATCGCCGAGCGGCTGCACCAGAGCGGACCGACGGTGTCGCAGACGGTCGCCCGGATGGAGCGCGACGGCCTGCTGACCGTCGAGGGCGACCGCCACCTCGAGCTCACCGAGGAGGGCAACCGCCTCGCGACCCGGGTGATGCGCAAGCACCGCCTCGCCGAGCGGCTGCTGACCGACGTCATCGGCCTGGAGTGGGAGCTGGTCCACGAGGAGGCGTGCCGCTGGGAGCACGTCATGTCCGAGACCGTCGAGCGCCGCCTCATCGAGCTGCTCGACCACCCCACCGAGTCGCCCTACGGCAACCCGATCCCGGGCCTCGGCGAGCTCGGCCAGGACGCCCTCGCCGAGAGCTTCATGACCGACGTCGAGCCGCTGTCCAAGGCCGCCGGCGTCGAGAGCTCGCGCGCCGTCGTCCGCCGCATCTCCGAGGAGATGCAGAAGGACGACGCGCTGATGAGTGCCATGCGCCGGGTCGGCGCCCTGCCCGACAAGACGATCACCATCCAGGCGACCTCCGACGGCGTCCTCGTCGGCTCCGGTGGCGAGACCGCCGAGATCTTCCCCGAGGCGGCCGACCACATCTTCGTCAAGAGGCTGTGA
- a CDS encoding glycoside hydrolase family 13 protein — translation MSAAAHPWWYDAVVYQVYVRSFADGLPAGGEGDGIGDLPGITSRLPYLRDLGVDALWITPFYTSPQKDHGYDVADYTDVDPLFGTLADTDRLLATAHDLGLRVIVDLVPNHTSDQHVWFQAALAAAPGSPERARYLFRDGRGRDGAKPPNNWDSIFGGPAWTRVPDGQWYLHLFDSSQPDLDWRNPEVGDMFEEVLRFWLDRGVDGFRVDVAHGLYKEASLRDQKRPEKPAKAAESMVERVLNDEPMWDQPEVHEVYRRWRRVLDSYPGDRMAVAEAWTQTAASMAQFIRPDELHQAFNFGWLGTPWSAEAFAEVITDSIAAVAAAASAPTWVLSNHDVERHPTRYGGGPVGLARGRAATLTMLALPGSAYLYQGEELGLEQVDVPPEARQDPSWFRTGQPGRDGCRVPLPWSGDAPPYGFGGPAGSQPWIPQPDDWAALTVEAELADPDSTLAFYQRALAARRTVFAGAGEETVATAEDDLLVVRRAGVTVVLNAGTYPAPLPPGEVLISSGPLPGGVLPPDTAAWIG, via the coding sequence GTGAGCGCGGCCGCCCACCCGTGGTGGTACGACGCGGTCGTCTACCAGGTCTACGTCCGCAGCTTCGCCGACGGCCTCCCCGCGGGCGGCGAGGGCGACGGGATCGGCGACCTGCCGGGCATCACGTCGCGACTCCCCTACCTGCGCGACCTCGGCGTCGACGCGCTGTGGATCACGCCGTTCTACACCTCCCCGCAGAAGGACCACGGGTACGACGTCGCCGACTACACCGACGTCGACCCGCTGTTCGGCACCCTGGCCGACACCGATCGACTGCTGGCGACCGCCCACGACCTGGGCCTGCGGGTGATCGTCGACCTCGTCCCCAACCACACCTCCGACCAGCACGTGTGGTTCCAGGCGGCACTCGCCGCCGCCCCCGGCTCCCCGGAGCGCGCCCGCTACCTGTTCCGCGACGGCCGCGGACGCGACGGCGCGAAGCCGCCGAACAACTGGGACTCCATCTTCGGCGGCCCGGCCTGGACCCGGGTGCCGGATGGCCAGTGGTATCTGCACCTCTTCGACTCCTCCCAGCCCGACCTCGACTGGCGCAACCCCGAGGTCGGGGACATGTTCGAGGAGGTGCTGCGCTTCTGGCTCGACCGCGGCGTCGACGGGTTCCGGGTGGACGTGGCGCACGGGCTCTACAAGGAGGCCTCGCTGCGCGACCAGAAGCGGCCCGAGAAGCCCGCGAAGGCCGCCGAGTCGATGGTCGAGCGGGTCCTCAACGACGAGCCGATGTGGGACCAGCCCGAGGTCCACGAGGTCTACCGCCGCTGGCGCCGCGTCCTGGACTCCTACCCCGGCGACCGGATGGCCGTCGCGGAGGCATGGACCCAGACGGCCGCGTCCATGGCCCAGTTCATCCGTCCCGACGAGCTCCACCAGGCGTTCAACTTCGGCTGGCTCGGCACGCCGTGGTCCGCGGAGGCCTTCGCGGAGGTGATCACCGACTCGATCGCCGCGGTCGCGGCCGCCGCGTCCGCGCCCACCTGGGTGCTGTCCAACCACGACGTCGAGCGCCACCCGACCCGGTACGGCGGCGGGCCGGTCGGTCTCGCCCGCGGCCGGGCGGCGACCCTCACCATGCTGGCCCTGCCCGGCTCGGCGTACCTCTACCAGGGCGAGGAGCTCGGTCTGGAGCAGGTCGACGTCCCGCCCGAGGCGCGGCAGGACCCGTCGTGGTTCCGCACCGGGCAGCCGGGGCGGGACGGCTGCCGGGTGCCGCTGCCGTGGTCGGGCGACGCGCCGCCGTACGGCTTCGGCGGACCCGCCGGCAGCCAGCCCTGGATCCCGCAGCCGGACGACTGGGCGGCGCTCACCGTCGAGGCGGAGCTGGCCGACCCCGACTCCACGCTGGCGTTCTACCAGCGGGCGCTCGCGGCCCGCCGCACCGTGTTCGCGGGTGCCGGCGAGGAGACGGTCGCGACCGCGGAGGACGACCTGCTCGTCGTACGCCGGGCGGGGGTGACGGTCGTCCTCAACGCCGGCACGTACCCGGCGCCGCTGCCCCCGGGCGAGGTGCTGATCAGCAGCGGCCCGCTGCCCGGCGGCGTGCTGCCGCCGGACACGGCCGCGTGGATCGGCTGA
- a CDS encoding MarR family winged helix-turn-helix transcriptional regulator: protein MSATLTRTDALRDLESEVGVLIRRVRRVIGERARAVHPELMPSSYLMLGYVHDHGPLRASAMCAVFEIDKGAISRQVQHLIDLGLVDRSPDPEDGRATLLTVSADGVRRLEQVATDRREQLAESLGEWSAAELAEFAASLRRYNDALGIPGDR, encoded by the coding sequence ATGAGCGCCACGCTCACCCGCACCGACGCGCTGCGCGACCTCGAGTCCGAGGTCGGGGTGCTGATCCGCCGGGTCCGCCGGGTGATCGGCGAGCGCGCCCGGGCGGTGCACCCGGAGCTGATGCCGTCGTCGTACCTCATGCTCGGCTATGTCCACGACCACGGTCCCCTGCGCGCATCGGCGATGTGCGCGGTCTTCGAGATCGACAAGGGCGCGATCAGCCGGCAGGTGCAGCACCTCATCGACCTCGGCCTGGTCGACCGGTCGCCCGATCCGGAGGACGGCCGGGCCACCCTGCTGACGGTCAGCGCCGACGGCGTGCGCCGGCTCGAGCAGGTCGCCACCGACCGCCGCGAGCAGCTCGCCGAGAGCCTCGGCGAGTGGTCGGCCGCGGAGCTGGCGGAGTTCGCCGCCTCGCTGCGGCGCTACAACGACGCGCTCGGCATCCCGGGCGACCGCTGA
- a CDS encoding MDR family MFS transporter: MTNAPSATAEPGQMTHREIMEALTGLLLAMFVAMLSSTVVSNALPAIVTDLHGSQTGYTWVVVATLLTMTATTPIWGKLADLFSKKLLVQAALGIFSVGSVVAAVAPNMSVLIGARAFQGLGVGGLTALVQVVIASMVSPRERGRYSGYIGAVFATATVSGPLLGGLIVDSPMGWRGCFIVGIPIAAIAFVVLQKTLHLPTVKRDVKIDYAGATLIMAGISLILVWVSLAGTNFDWVSGTSAGLVVGSLILIGAALWVEARVAAEPVIPLRLFRDRTTALATAASVMIGVAMFGATVYLSQYFQLARGMSPTEAGLMSVAMVGGLLVSSIVSGRIITRTGLWKRWLVGGMLFVIAGIALLGTIDATTSLWVVGGYMAITGIGLGATMQNLVLSVQNNVAMEDLGAASSVVAMFRSIGGSAGVAALGAVLAHQVTSGVKDGIAGLVRAGQLSQEQLVALQHSTGDIPKLADLPAPVRAIYEASFGDAVGHLFLVAAPFAVAAFLCILFIKEVPLRTTNGPAEQAGPTVAESEVEAALVAAGEPVDYPAYEVEGGTRAGQRR, translated from the coding sequence ATGACCAACGCTCCGTCGGCTACCGCCGAGCCGGGCCAGATGACCCACCGCGAGATCATGGAGGCCCTGACCGGGCTCCTGCTCGCGATGTTCGTGGCGATGCTCTCCAGCACCGTGGTGAGCAACGCCCTCCCCGCGATCGTGACCGACCTCCACGGCAGCCAGACCGGCTACACGTGGGTCGTCGTCGCGACCCTCCTGACGATGACGGCGACCACCCCGATCTGGGGCAAGCTCGCCGACCTGTTCAGCAAGAAGCTCCTGGTGCAGGCCGCGCTGGGGATCTTCTCGGTCGGCTCCGTGGTCGCCGCGGTGGCGCCCAACATGAGCGTCCTCATCGGCGCGCGCGCCTTCCAGGGCCTCGGCGTCGGCGGCCTGACCGCGCTGGTCCAGGTCGTGATCGCCTCGATGGTCTCCCCGCGCGAGCGCGGCCGCTACAGCGGCTACATCGGCGCCGTGTTCGCCACCGCCACCGTCAGCGGCCCGCTGCTCGGCGGCCTGATCGTGGACAGCCCGATGGGCTGGCGCGGCTGCTTCATCGTCGGCATCCCGATCGCCGCGATCGCCTTCGTCGTCCTCCAGAAGACCCTCCACCTGCCGACCGTCAAGCGCGACGTCAAGATCGACTACGCCGGCGCCACCCTGATCATGGCCGGCATCAGCCTGATCCTGGTCTGGGTCAGCCTCGCGGGCACGAACTTCGACTGGGTCTCCGGTACGTCAGCGGGTCTGGTCGTCGGCAGCCTGATCCTGATCGGTGCGGCCCTGTGGGTCGAGGCCCGGGTCGCCGCCGAGCCGGTCATCCCGCTGCGCCTGTTCCGCGACCGCACCACCGCGCTGGCGACCGCCGCGTCGGTGATGATCGGCGTGGCGATGTTCGGCGCCACCGTCTACCTCAGCCAGTACTTCCAGCTCGCCCGCGGCATGAGCCCCACCGAGGCCGGCCTGATGTCGGTCGCGATGGTCGGCGGCCTGCTCGTCTCGAGCATCGTCAGCGGCCGGATCATCACCCGCACCGGCCTGTGGAAGCGGTGGCTGGTCGGCGGCATGCTGTTCGTCATCGCCGGCATCGCGCTGCTCGGCACCATCGACGCGACGACCTCGCTGTGGGTGGTCGGCGGCTACATGGCGATCACCGGCATCGGCCTCGGCGCGACCATGCAGAACCTGGTGCTGTCGGTGCAGAACAACGTCGCGATGGAGGACCTCGGCGCGGCCAGCTCGGTCGTGGCGATGTTCCGCTCGATCGGCGGCTCCGCCGGTGTCGCGGCGCTCGGCGCCGTCCTCGCCCACCAGGTCACCAGCGGCGTGAAGGACGGCATCGCGGGCCTGGTCCGCGCCGGCCAGCTCAGCCAGGAGCAGCTCGTCGCCCTGCAGCACTCCACCGGCGACATCCCCAAGCTGGCCGACCTCCCGGCGCCGGTCCGGGCGATCTACGAGGCCTCCTTCGGCGACGCGGTCGGGCACCTGTTCCTCGTCGCCGCCCCGTTCGCCGTCGCCGCCTTCCTCTGCATCCTGTTCATCAAGGAGGTCCCGCTGCGGACCACCAACGGCCCGGCCGAGCAGGCCGGCCCGACCGTGGCCGAGTCCGAGGTCGAGGCCGCGCTGGTCGCCGCCGGCGAGCCGGTCGACTACCCCGCCTACGAGGTCGAGGGCGGTACCCGGGCAGGGCAGCGGCGATGA
- a CDS encoding MetQ/NlpA family ABC transporter substrate-binding protein — protein sequence MSDEIPLIEAPKSRLPLVIGVAVAVLAVIAAAIFLATRDGDDTRRATGGDGATELSQDDPVKVVLGTVGASDPYWKTFQDAAEEAGIELEIRDFSEYPLPNPALAEGELDANQFQHIVYLAEYNVANDDDLVPLGSTAIYPLGLYSQKYDDVADIPDGETVIVPDDDSNQARGLLVLQSAGLISLKDGGSIFSTIADVDKAASRVEVKALQADLTPTSLPDVAGAIINNDFVEDAGLSFDDAIAVDDPSDPKAVPYVNIFAVRAEDKDNPVLQRLVEVYQQTQAVLDGVDEASGDTAEFVTLSQADLEKSLHEVEAQIREQK from the coding sequence ATGTCCGACGAGATCCCCCTCATCGAAGCCCCGAAGTCCCGCCTGCCGCTCGTGATCGGCGTGGCGGTCGCCGTGCTCGCCGTGATCGCGGCCGCGATCTTCCTCGCCACCCGCGACGGCGACGACACCCGCCGCGCGACCGGCGGCGACGGTGCGACGGAGCTGTCGCAGGACGACCCGGTCAAGGTCGTGCTCGGCACGGTCGGCGCGAGCGACCCGTACTGGAAGACCTTCCAGGACGCCGCGGAGGAGGCCGGCATCGAGCTGGAGATCCGGGACTTCTCGGAGTACCCGCTGCCGAACCCCGCTCTGGCCGAGGGCGAGCTGGACGCCAACCAGTTCCAGCACATCGTCTACCTCGCGGAGTACAACGTCGCCAACGACGACGACCTCGTGCCGCTCGGCTCGACGGCGATCTACCCGCTGGGCCTGTACTCCCAGAAGTACGACGACGTCGCCGACATCCCCGACGGCGAGACCGTGATCGTCCCCGACGACGACTCCAACCAGGCCCGCGGCCTGCTCGTGCTGCAGTCGGCCGGCCTGATCTCGCTGAAGGACGGCGGCTCGATCTTCTCGACGATCGCCGACGTCGACAAGGCGGCCTCGCGGGTCGAGGTGAAGGCGCTGCAGGCCGATCTCACCCCGACCTCGCTGCCCGACGTGGCCGGCGCGATCATCAACAACGACTTCGTCGAGGACGCCGGCCTGTCCTTCGACGACGCGATCGCCGTCGACGACCCGAGCGACCCGAAGGCGGTGCCGTACGTCAACATCTTCGCCGTCCGCGCCGAGGACAAGGACAACCCGGTGCTGCAGCGGCTGGTCGAGGTCTACCAGCAGACGCAGGCCGTGCTCGACGGCGTCGACGAGGCCTCCGGCGACACCGCCGAGTTCGTCACGCTGAGCCAGGCCGACCTCGAGAAGAGCCTGCACGAGGTCGAGGCGCAGATCCGCGAGCAGAAGTGA
- a CDS encoding methionine ABC transporter ATP-binding protein — translation MTEPLVEPLVELRGVVKEFPGARRGDPAHRAVDGVDLRVESGEIFAIIGYSGAGKSTLVRLVNALEPVTSGSVVVDGVDVTALSERSLRELRLGIGMVFQQFNLMESRTVWGNLAFPLVVAGRSRAEQQRRISELLHFVGLADKAHARVSELSGGQKQRVGIARALATEPRLLLADEATSALDPDTTRDVLDLLARVNRELGITILLITHEMDVVRRIAHRVAVMEDGRVVEQGRAVDLFADPQHPVTRRFVGTVVDDLPAPDVLAALRERHPGRFVRLALRQQQVRQSEVFATLLRHQVGFELVYGGIEEVQGTTFGNLTLALTGDAGAIDRALAEIGSLVEWTEVAR, via the coding sequence GTGACCGAGCCCCTGGTCGAGCCGCTGGTCGAGCTGCGCGGCGTCGTCAAGGAGTTCCCCGGCGCCCGCCGCGGCGACCCGGCACACCGCGCCGTCGACGGCGTGGACCTGCGCGTGGAGTCGGGCGAGATCTTCGCGATCATCGGCTACTCCGGCGCCGGCAAGTCGACCCTGGTGCGGCTGGTCAACGCCCTCGAGCCGGTCACCTCGGGGAGCGTGGTGGTCGACGGCGTCGACGTCACCGCGCTCTCCGAGCGCAGCCTGCGCGAGCTGCGGCTCGGGATCGGGATGGTGTTCCAGCAGTTCAACCTGATGGAGTCGCGCACCGTCTGGGGCAACCTCGCGTTCCCGCTGGTCGTGGCCGGCCGGTCGCGGGCCGAGCAGCAGCGGCGGATCTCCGAGCTGCTGCACTTCGTCGGGCTCGCCGACAAGGCGCACGCCCGGGTCAGCGAGCTGTCCGGCGGCCAGAAGCAGCGGGTCGGGATCGCCCGCGCGCTGGCGACCGAGCCGCGGCTGCTGCTCGCCGACGAGGCCACCAGCGCGCTCGACCCCGACACCACCCGCGACGTGCTCGACCTGCTCGCGCGGGTCAACCGCGAGCTCGGCATCACCATCCTGCTAATCACCCACGAGATGGACGTCGTACGACGCATCGCCCACCGGGTCGCGGTGATGGAGGACGGCCGGGTGGTCGAGCAGGGCCGCGCGGTCGACCTGTTCGCGGACCCGCAGCACCCGGTGACCCGGCGCTTCGTCGGCACCGTGGTGGACGACCTGCCCGCTCCCGACGTCCTCGCCGCGCTGCGCGAGCGCCACCCCGGCCGGTTCGTGCGGCTGGCGCTCCGGCAGCAGCAGGTGCGCCAGTCCGAGGTGTTCGCGACCCTCCTGCGCCACCAGGTGGGCTTCGAGCTCGTCTACGGCGGCATCGAGGAGGTCCAGGGCACCACCTTCGGCAACCTGACCCTCGCCCTCACCGGCGACGCCGGCGCGATCGACCGCGCCCTCGCCGAGATCGGCTCCCTCGTGGAGTGGACGGAGGTGGCGCGATGA
- a CDS encoding methionine ABC transporter permease — protein MTALALDTRLGELQPEFWQAAGETLIMATTALLLGGLLGLGLGLGLYLTRKGGLYASRPAYVVLNVVVNFFRPIPFVIFVAALQPLARVVVGTGIGTPAATFAIVVAATFGISRIVEQNLVTVSPGVIEAARAMGASRSRITFAVLVPEALGPLVLGYTFAFVAIVDMTAIAGVVAGGGLGSFAQRFGFRQFDNIVMWASILVLVALVMVIQLGGNLLARKVLRR, from the coding sequence ATGACCGCTCTCGCCCTCGACACCCGGCTCGGCGAGCTGCAGCCGGAGTTCTGGCAGGCGGCCGGCGAGACGCTGATCATGGCGACGACCGCGCTGCTGCTCGGCGGCCTGCTCGGCCTGGGGCTCGGCCTGGGCCTCTACCTCACCCGCAAGGGCGGCCTCTACGCCAGCCGCCCGGCGTACGTCGTCCTCAACGTGGTCGTGAACTTCTTCCGCCCGATCCCGTTCGTCATCTTCGTCGCGGCGCTGCAGCCGCTCGCCCGGGTCGTCGTCGGCACCGGCATCGGCACGCCGGCCGCGACCTTCGCGATCGTGGTCGCCGCGACCTTCGGCATCAGCCGGATCGTCGAGCAGAACCTGGTCACCGTCAGCCCCGGCGTCATCGAGGCCGCCCGCGCGATGGGCGCCAGCCGCTCCCGGATCACCTTCGCCGTGCTGGTCCCCGAGGCCCTCGGCCCGCTCGTCCTCGGCTACACCTTCGCCTTCGTCGCGATCGTCGACATGACCGCGATCGCCGGTGTCGTGGCCGGCGGCGGCCTGGGGTCGTTCGCGCAGCGCTTCGGGTTCCGCCAGTTCGACAACATCGTGATGTGGGCCTCGATCCTGGTCCTCGTGGCCCTGGTGATGGTCATCCAGCTCGGCGGCAACCTGCTGGCCCGCAAGGTGCTGCGCCGCTGA
- a CDS encoding TauD/TfdA dioxygenase family protein codes for MTITSHRFDAPAEALADGPITVRQLGGSLGAEIEGVRLGGDLGPGRLAAVRAALLRHKVVFFRGQHHLDDESHADFAELLGPLTTAHPTVNTGSARVLRVTANRGMAANSWHTDVSFVDRVPAISVLRSVVLPDFGGNTVWANTVTAYDGLPEPLRALVDRLWAVHTNSYDYAQRDEEHDQPDANYTREDFASQIFETRHPVVHVHPETGERSLLLGNFVKSFEGFGSTESIALFNLLQNRITKLENTVRWRWAPGDVAMWDNRSTQHYAVADFDHQPREMRRITVQGDVPVSIDGRPSTMVAGDASAYTRIDELIS; via the coding sequence GTGACCATCACCAGCCACCGCTTCGACGCCCCGGCCGAGGCGCTCGCTGACGGACCGATCACGGTCCGGCAGCTCGGGGGCAGCCTGGGCGCGGAGATCGAGGGCGTCCGCCTCGGCGGCGACCTCGGCCCCGGCCGTCTCGCCGCCGTCCGCGCTGCGCTGCTGCGCCACAAGGTCGTCTTCTTCCGCGGCCAGCACCACCTGGACGACGAGAGCCACGCCGACTTCGCCGAGCTCCTCGGCCCGCTGACGACCGCGCACCCGACGGTCAACACCGGCAGCGCCCGGGTCCTCCGGGTGACCGCGAACCGGGGGATGGCCGCGAACAGCTGGCACACCGACGTGTCCTTCGTCGACCGGGTGCCGGCCATCAGCGTGCTGCGCTCCGTGGTGCTGCCGGACTTCGGCGGCAACACGGTGTGGGCCAACACCGTCACGGCGTACGACGGCCTGCCCGAGCCGCTCCGGGCGCTGGTCGACCGGCTCTGGGCGGTCCACACGAACTCCTACGACTACGCCCAGCGGGACGAGGAGCACGACCAGCCCGACGCGAACTACACCCGCGAGGACTTCGCCTCCCAGATCTTCGAGACCCGGCACCCGGTCGTGCACGTGCACCCCGAGACCGGCGAGCGGTCGCTCCTGCTCGGGAACTTCGTGAAGTCCTTCGAGGGCTTCGGCTCCACCGAGTCCATCGCGCTGTTCAACCTGCTGCAGAACCGGATCACCAAGCTGGAGAACACGGTGCGCTGGCGCTGGGCGCCCGGCGACGTCGCGATGTGGGACAACCGGTCCACGCAGCACTACGCCGTGGCCGACTTCGACCACCAGCCGCGCGAGATGCGCCGGATCACCGTCCAGGGCGACGTGCCGGTCTCGATCGACGGCCGCCCCTCGACGATGGTCGCGGGCGACGCCTCGGCGTACACCCGCATCGACGAGCTGATCTCCTGA